CAGATAAAATAAAGTTCTCTCTGCCCAGTACTCGTACGCTGCCACCTGCATCTCCACATCGACCTGACCGCTGTTTTTCAATTGGATCCGAACATCCAAAATTCCAAGCTTGTCTTCCTTATACCGTTTCTCAAGACTGGTGGCAACAGTGTTGTCTCTTCGATTTCCTCATAGGGAATCCCCGTAACTGCCGACAAAAATGCCTGACGGATTTGTGCATCTGCCATCAACTGTTTGAAACAAAAATCATTTTTCGGTCTCATCAGAAACTGCGTTGTATTCTCTTTTTCCATTCACATTCCTCCTGTTTTCCGAATGAATTTACCGGGAAACAGGACTTTTCATAACTAATTCTTTCGATTAATTTTTCGATGATAGACCTCGTTCCGGTTTTCCATTCGCTTTTTCTTGCTTCTTTACTGGGAAAATCCGAAATGCCGGCTGTTGCCGGTTCAGATATAACTGAAAGGGATTCCTTTCAGAGATGTTTCCAGTATACAAGTTTCTTTCAGCAAAAGCAATGAACGAAATCTAAAAACTTGTCACAGTCACTTCATTTTCTCTTTATAAACATAATCTGTTTTTTATCTATGGAAAACATTTTATCACATTCCACTGCAGCTTTTTCCAGGCGTTTAATCCTTGTTTTACTTTTTTTCTGCATTGTCCATACAAACGATACATCTGTTCTCCATCGCGGATATCACAGCCTTTATAGAACATAGTGCGCATCATCGTGTCATACATCCAGTTTAGATCGGCCTCTTCCAGTTCCGGAAGAGATTTTTTCACCGCTTCTTTTCCTTGCATTGAAAATGGATCTTCCCCGGATGGATGCAGAAACTCTGCAACCTCGTACAGGCTCTGATAAACAAACCGGATCCTTGCATCGATTGATCCCGTTCGGCACCGTTTTCGTTTCCGCACAGTCCGTATCCACGCTTGCAATATTATCAGCGCGAACATCAGAAGTATAACGCCGATCACCTTCAAACACTGGAAGAGCGCCTTTCGGATCTGCTGCCACGTATCCGATGATGCTCTTGCCCTCTCCACATTTTCCAACGCAGAAGCTGCACCTGTATGATCCTCGACCTTCCAGCCGGTATCCTCCTGCCAGACTTCACACCAGGCATGGCCCATGCTGCCCTCAACTTCTGCCACATATTGCCCATTTTCCTGCTGTGAAAATGCAGATGCCGGAATGGCATAACCTTCTGCAAATCTGGCCGGAATCCCCAGCATTCGATACATCAAGGTTGCAGCCGTTGCAAAATGCACACAAAATCCTTTGTGGTTTTCAAACAAAAAATACTCCGCAAAATCCTCGCCGGACGGTGTCGATCCCGGATTTACATCATACACAGCCTGACGTTTTAATGTTTCTTCCACGAACCGCTCTGCTTCTTCAAAAGAATCTGCTTCCTGCAGTTCGTTGCACAATTTGCGAAGTTGCTTCAAAGAGGATGGATACTGCAAATATACACTTGCCGGATCCGTCGCACTTCCTTCTCTCCAGGATCCCCCGTCATATTCTTTTCCATATTTCTCCGAAACATAAATCGTATCTGTCGGCATTTCCTCCTGCGTCACAGTGAACAACACAC
This window of the Mediterraneibacter gnavus ATCC 29149 genome carries:
- a CDS encoding transglutaminase-like domain-containing protein, yielding MKRKKKDLNQHSWKVHILQFLTVGFALWSWWETAAGVKLTQKLPQDQTERWMAVLLITGFLGSVWLGTMLVKRKKLLLCISAVFYLVPVIYTAVLTYFPDPRECWLQMIAAGLYVTVLTSMSCNVLQNVCIVGISFVFLAFCSVQLGEQMEPMKEKEDGVYRTTRRYVKEHVIQKAEETWNAWSADRQTRKEAQTKKEEQKEESEKEERKTQAKIPQTEQNMIPEETGMDSSGGMEDLRELGSFVPRKGVLFTVTQEEMPTDTIYVSEKYGKEYDGGSWREGSATDPASVYLQYPSSLKQLRKLCNELQEADSFEEAERFVEETLKRQAVYDVNPGSTPSGEDFAEYFLFENHKGFCVHFATAATLMYRMLGIPARFAEGYAIPASAFSQQENGQYVAEVEGSMGHAWCEVWQEDTGWKVEDHTGAASALENVERARASSDTWQQIRKALFQCLKVIGVILLMFALIILQAWIRTVRKRKRCRTGSIDARIRFVYQSLYEVAEFLHPSGEDPFSMQGKEAVKKSLPELEEADLNWMYDTMMRTMFYKGCDIRDGEQMYRLYGQCRKKVKQGLNAWKKLQWNVIKCFP